In the Pseudothauera hydrothermalis genome, one interval contains:
- a CDS encoding serine/threonine-protein kinase yields the protein MSEIPQKIGKYRIVREIGRGATAVVYLAENPHYPEPVAIKHVRFADRAKDEAKWNRRLIKLLKAEKAVASRLDHPNIIRIFDAVIEPDQAYVVMEYFPGESLERFCSFERLLPVHRVIGIVFKCCMALDYAYRHGIVHRDIKPANILVDDKDNVKITDFGLALNVDKKVESDSTFIMGVGSPAYMSPEQIKNYPLNQKTDLYSLGVVLFHLLTGRLPFRANNPAQLIYKIINADPPAVSQLNPDVPEQMDAVIRKALEKDLYSRYKNGAEFAKDLSAVRYKIVDDSYVPPDTSRFSVLRKLGFFTEFDDIEVWEVLRISTWRKADALTTLMREGDTDQRFGLLLEGEVELSVNDRALMRLGVGEVFGESAWLDPRHHRQRLSAVSTKPCTYLEINPAALALATDEVREKFRAQLSSVLIERLAALAKRVAETAESATQGHYTATGGLDLQLVDD from the coding sequence ATGAGCGAAATTCCTCAGAAGATCGGTAAGTATCGTATCGTCCGCGAAATCGGTCGCGGCGCGACCGCGGTCGTCTATCTGGCGGAAAACCCCCACTATCCCGAACCGGTGGCGATCAAACATGTGCGCTTTGCCGACCGTGCAAAGGACGAGGCCAAGTGGAACCGCCGCTTGATCAAGTTGCTCAAGGCCGAAAAGGCGGTCGCTTCCCGTTTGGATCACCCGAACATCATCCGGATTTTCGATGCCGTGATCGAGCCGGACCAGGCTTATGTAGTCATGGAGTATTTTCCGGGCGAGTCCCTGGAACGCTTCTGTTCCTTCGAGCGCCTGTTGCCGGTACACAGAGTGATCGGCATTGTATTCAAGTGCTGCATGGCGCTCGACTACGCCTACCGTCACGGCATCGTGCATCGCGATATCAAGCCGGCCAATATCCTGGTCGACGACAAGGACAACGTGAAGATCACCGACTTCGGCCTGGCGCTCAATGTCGATAAAAAGGTCGAATCCGATTCCACGTTCATCATGGGGGTCGGTTCGCCGGCTTACATGAGTCCGGAGCAGATCAAAAACTACCCGCTCAACCAAAAAACCGACCTGTATTCGCTCGGGGTGGTGTTGTTTCATTTATTGACCGGGCGGCTGCCGTTTCGCGCAAATAATCCGGCGCAACTGATCTACAAGATCATCAATGCCGACCCGCCTGCGGTGTCGCAATTGAACCCGGATGTGCCTGAGCAGATGGATGCGGTGATCCGCAAAGCGCTGGAGAAGGATCTGTATTCGCGCTACAAAAACGGCGCCGAGTTCGCCAAGGATCTCTCCGCGGTGCGCTACAAGATCGTCGATGACAGCTATGTGCCGCCGGACACCAGCCGCTTTTCGGTGCTGCGCAAGCTGGGTTTTTTTACCGAGTTCGACGACATCGAGGTCTGGGAGGTACTGCGTATCAGCACCTGGCGCAAGGCTGATGCATTGACCACGCTAATGCGTGAAGGCGATACCGACCAGCGTTTCGGACTGTTGCTCGAAGGTGAAGTCGAGCTGTCGGTCAATGATCGGGCGCTGATGAGGCTGGGGGTCGGCGAGGTGTTCGGCGAGAGCGCATGGCTTGATCCGCGTCACCATCGGCAGCGATTGAGCGCGGTGAGCACCAAGCCTTGCACCTATCTGGAGATCAACCCCGCGGCGCTTGCCCTGGCCACCGACGAGGTGCGCGAAAAGTTCCGCGCGCAACTGTCCTCAGTGCTCATCGAGCGCCTTGCGGCCCTGGCCAAACGCGTAGCGGAGACCGCCGAATCCGCCACCCAGGGCCATTACACCGCCACCGGCGGCCTGGACTTGCAGCTGGTCGACGACTGA
- the grpE gene encoding nucleotide exchange factor GrpE encodes MQDQNKATQSTEAIENPKTEDIAPESAPQDADAQPGQADHPVDTMPSLEESLRQAELKAAEHYDAWLRAKAETENVRRRAQEDIAKASKFAAEKFAAAMLPVKDSLEAALATENQTLEKLREGVELTLKQLISAFEGANLTEENPLGQKFDPNKHQAIGTLEADAEPNTVLNVLQKGYLLHERVIRPALVMVAKSKDQ; translated from the coding sequence ATGCAGGATCAGAACAAGGCGACACAAAGCACCGAGGCCATCGAGAACCCCAAAACCGAAGACATCGCACCGGAATCGGCGCCCCAAGACGCCGACGCGCAACCAGGGCAGGCCGACCATCCGGTCGACACCATGCCCAGCCTGGAAGAAAGCCTGCGCCAAGCCGAGTTGAAAGCGGCCGAGCACTATGACGCCTGGCTGCGCGCCAAGGCCGAGACCGAGAACGTGCGCAGACGTGCGCAGGAAGACATCGCCAAAGCCAGCAAATTCGCTGCCGAAAAGTTCGCCGCTGCGATGCTGCCGGTCAAAGACAGCCTGGAAGCCGCACTGGCGACCGAAAATCAGACTCTGGAAAAACTGCGCGAAGGCGTCGAACTGACGCTCAAACAACTGATTTCGGCCTTTGAAGGCGCAAATCTGACCGAAGAAAATCCTCTCGGTCAGAAATTCGACCCCAACAAACACCAGGCCATTGGCACCCTGGAAGCGGACGCCGAGCCCAACACCGTGCTCAACGTGCTGCAAAAAGGCTATCTGCTGCATGAACGTGTGATCCGCCCGGCACTGGTCATGGTTGCCAAGAGCAAAGACCAATGA